CTGCTCTCTGAATACCAACTTTGTGTTTAGACGAATAGGGTTCAGTTTGACAAAGCTTAGTACTGGGTCATATTTCTTGGCATACACGCTTACAATAACATAATCAGGTGTTTGATGCCAATCCCATCGACACTTGACTGTTCCAGCTGGTGTACCCTGCAAAaacagttaaaattaatttaataaagaattctatttacacaaaacattttcttaactTCTTTAAATAAATCAGAATCAGGATTTagctaaatattaatattgagcAACTGATAAGGTACGAATCACAGTTAAATCCACAGAAAACTGTCATAAGTTTAAAGAAGTAATAAACAAACCTCTTTAGTCCATTTATGAGTGCCGGTAGTGCACCCAGGCTGACTGAGGAAGGTGTTAAAGTCTGTGGTTCTCTTCTGACAGCAGGACCAAAATTTCAGACCTTCGTGGAAGACTGGACAGCCAGGATGGTAAGTGCACATACTGTCATTTGTGTGTGGACCTTCATAACTTACACTGCAACCTCCATTCTTGCAAGAAGTACCAATAGCTACAACCCTGCAAGAGACAATAACTTGAAATGGgatggaaataaattattactgaatcaattggtttataaataaacatgaagaAACTAGGAAAAATTAACACATATAGGCAATTATTAACAATGCTTAAATAGGTAACAATCACAATGTAATGTAGTCATGTGTTtctatagaaatattaaatcaatatttgtcAAGGtataacaatgttttaatttagaaaacaaCTATTAGACAATAAACttgaattaaattacaaaaattgaATAACACAAGTGGTTATTCAAATAACAATCTAATTACAATTCTTATTGACATACCCATCATCAGCAGCAGCTGTTGGTTGTGATGTATTTTGTACAGCTTGTTTCAGGGCCTCAGCAACTGTAGGTTTCAGTGTGACTAAGGGTGTGTCGAAGGGAGGTCTCGGCAGCTGTGGACCAACTACTGGCGCTCTCACTTCTATCACTTCCTTTTTATCCAAATCTTTGTCCAAAGCCTTTTTCTCAGGTTCTGGCGGTTTCTaataagacaataaataaatttatagtGAATATACTACAATACAATCACACACAAAGCCacttcattaaaaaacattcgAATGTAAATATTCATAGGTACTAACCACATTAGAATGCTTCGACAATGTACATCCTTTGATATTTAGAAATTCTGTGAAATCAACACTCTTCTTGTTACAACATGACCAACCCTTATATGCATCATGAAACACTGGACTGCCTGGATGGTGACGGCATTCATCTGGAAAATACACATGTAATATGTACTTAACTATTTTGTATTCCTGTTAAACCATTATTAAGATTTAAAGTGAAATTTTAGtaccataaattattttaaactgcgaACCTCAAACCTCTTAAAGATTAATAAACGAAAATTTGCAGCAATTAATAGCAGGATGACTCTCTTATAAGAACCTGGCTACGGAAAAATCTAGAAATTTCGCTTACAAACCTTTGTCGTTTTGGTTGGGGTCGAAGAGTTGACCGCAGCCACGGTTATAACACTGCACCAGATTCTGACTTTCCGGCATTTTAATTCAAGAAAGGTGAATCTTGATTTTAAGACGGCGTGTGAAGAATTTACGTTTATAAATCGGAAATGCTATTTTTGGAGCACGACCGAACTGCAACACAAAGCGAATGACATTGACACAATGTCAATGACAGTGACAAATTTGAATTTGACATATCCTTTAATGTCTGTTTACGCCATTATTCTCGATATTCCTTACGATTGAGGTTTTGTTCTTATGGGGCTGGCCACAGTCAAAATGGCGCTAGCATCGATGGACCCATGacattagataattatttactacgtgtaaaatataaattggatatttttaaatttaatttttaataaataaaataaaacaatcaacaataaccaaaaaataattattactcgTTGTACTCAGTACATACCCACTGAAAGTAAAGACCTCATTGACTTGAAATTATAATCATCAGATGTAAATGGttctataattatatgaaattgtCAGAATAAATGTAATTAGCCGGTACTTAAGACCAACAGAGCACCGAGGGACAAACAAACCAGATAAACGGTTAATCTACTAGTGAatgataaattgtatttatttcgtagcaaacctttccaacgaatgcaaaaccgtggaaaagTTCGTGCGTTTGGAGTTattcaggaaggaaaacccgacttatttttatataatagataaaaagCGAAAACGTAAAATGGAGCTCTTCACATGAAGAATGTTTTTAGTTCATCTTTCAGTTCTGTGACTGTATTGTACTATACTCATTATCCTCGTTTACaatctattttaattagaaagaaCCTTAGAAAACGTAGTCCATAACCTGCATTACTTGACAGAAGTGTGAGAGCCAGTTGTTGGTCTACAACTGCCGAGACCCCTTTTTGACACACTTTTAGTTACACTGAAACCTACAGTTACCGAGGCCCTGAAACTGAACCACTAAAAGTATTTGGAGTACataatgttaaattataaatctattcCTATTCCCAGTTAAAAGAGCATATTCAAAACGTCGAACGAAGAATTGCGTCTACAGAGGTATGTATAttccgtgcgtacggcgcgtcgcgttacGTGCGCGCCTCAATaggccatcagatcaccacagaaggggttcagtagggctgatgcctgattcggagctgcagagttctggctcgaaaaataggagtaggaacggggcggttttagtgagaaagagtctgacactcccgctcaCCTCGCcataggcgggagaagtcgttggatgatttccctTCTATAAAAGGGGTTGGTATatcgtaaataaaacaattgaaaataatGGCAATATATTTTGGTCAATCTATACTGGCGCCATCTGGATTTAGCTTTCACCAGCCAACcccattaattaaaattgttaaaaatattacactatTCAAATATTTCTTACAATAAATAACGAAATAATAACTTATGTCGGCTTATTTAAGCTGGTTTATGTCAAGATTCCAAGGCACAcgatatttttttctgtcaatcGGTAAAACCAACGAGCATTTCATTTGTCATTGTTTCAAAATTGATTGATATTGATAAATACCTTAATAATCTATGGCAAGCACTTTGCAGTGTGGGCGTACGAAAGTATCAGAaaataatcaatcaatttacaaaagaaaaactaagaaaatatcgtcatttacataatattttcagtttACCATTCCtaagttatgtatttaatttacgtTACGTTGGTCCAATAACAGTGCAAAATGGTGATACTGCTgtgtaaaatttaaatgaaaatcaatgtttattattatttaattaaaatgtttatttctactaaacttaaaaaaaattaagatgtgTTTGAAAGTGTGAACATATTGATTTAGTTTCTAAAAATGAATCTAATGCGCAAATTGCGTGGGGCGACTTCTTCGGCGTCTCCTGAGACTGCCGAAGCCTCTAGCTCGTCGTCTCACGTCCAACTTGGTCTCATGCACCTCAAAAAACTCTTTGCGGAGTACACACATCCACCGCAACCCCTCACAGACGCTGAGAAAGATGATAAACTATACAATATGCTACCTCTCTTTTGTAaggtaaatacaaaatattacatgtttagcatattttttcatttcttttgtaCTGAATTGCAGTAAAACTAttcatgttttttaaaaatgaGCAATATTCtgtgttgaaataatttacGAATTTACTGGGAGGGTTCTAAACATATGTTGGCTCATCTCACATTATTATGATGCACATTATCTTTACTATGATAGACTTACATTCATAAATAACTAGTTTTTTAGCAAATTGTAGTGAATTTTCAACTACTAATAGGAATCTTACAATTTAAAGGCTTGGCAAGGTTTAGATACTGCAGAATCTTATCTAGGTATCTGTTACAGTCAAGTGagaatataaacatatttttgagtGCTATTATTATCAAACAATAGTAGTTATCTGAAACAATGCAAACCAATTGACTACCTATCTACTTTCTTCTCTACCAATAAGATCTATGTTTGTTTCCAATAGGTATTTGGCACTAGTCCATCAAGTGAGATGAATGAAAAGTTCTGGGATATTTTATCATTCTGTCAGCAAGTTTCAAAGCTCATGGTGTCAGAGATCAGGAAGAGAGCCAGTAACCAAAGTACGGAGGCTGCTAGTTGTGCTATTGCTAAATTCTTGGAAATAGAAAATTCTGAGGAATCTAGCAATGGCTGGATGTTACTATCAACACTAAATCTTCTGGCAGCTGGTGATCAGTCACTAATACAGGTATTTTTCTAGTACTCCATACCCTGATCAAATATAATGTAGTCATATTGAAGTACCTAATTACACAAACATGAATAACTTATAAGAACAAACTACAATTTAATGCACAAACTAAAACTGATGATTGCTTTTTGTGCAACAACAGTTTCTGTCAGTTCAAGGCTCTATTTAAAATAGTATGATCATAGTTTCAATAGttcattttaactttatttctaGGTCATGACCACTGCATCAATACCTTCAACATTAGTGAAATGTTTGTACTTGTTCTTTGACCTACCTGAAATACCTGAATCTGAAGCCGATGTTCAGGATGGTAACAGTGACTTTACACCTAGGGAAAGACGAATCTTGttacagaaaatatttgtacaggTAAATAAACTCTAATTGTATGCTTTGTAGATTATTGGTGGCAGGAAAATCCatacaaatatgtaaatataatactaACATGAGTATAGAAGGAagttcttgattttatttgtttaaaattatctcCTGTGTTCAATAATtgcaaaggtaaataaataacattaatatgtAGCAGGTGCCAACATTACAAAGATATCAGTAAAGCAAAAAATCCATATcggactattttttttaagcaaacagTGTATGAATACGGGCATGAttgatataaattataacagcTAGATAAACATGTACTGTGGTGACTAATCCGTGCAAACATTTTATGCGGAAATATCTGTTGGTCATATGAATGATAACATATCATGCATGGAATACTGATACATGGTTCATGTAATTTTGAACAGGAATAGTATTGTAACCACTAGGATAGAATGTTCGATACTTTTTATCTGGATAATCTAGAgtgcaaatataatataataccaaAGATAACATTATTCCATGTGGGCCAATGCCACTGGCCGGTTGAGTAATATTTACGACTGATTAGACTTATAAATAGCAGAAGCATTCACAATAATTAActgctacttactaatatttttgcagttaattattttaagatcTTCCTGGGTTCAATCCAATTCTCTTTTAGGTCTGAAATTAATTCATCATTTACATAACAATCAAACTATATGTAAGGTGCATTTACCAATGCTTTTAGGTACTCGTAAGATTATGCAGTCATCCATTTCCATGTGAAGAACTAGCAAGAAAAGATGATCTCAGTCTATTATTTTCTGCCATAACTTCATGGTGTGCACCTCACAACATTATGTGGAGGAAGTCAGCCGCAGAAGTGCTAATGACTTTATCTCGACATGGATTAACACAATCTGTTGTTCAGTACATACACAGTAAGTCGAAATTCagacttctttattttttatgagtgTTAAATTATGAAGTTAAaccttatataatatataaaagagATGATAATCTCTAGTTCAAAACATTAATACTATTATCTACTCTATGCTGGTGTTTTGTCTCATAAACAAAACCATTAATTAGAAAATAGGTCAAAACTAAGataataatttcttatcaatTGCTGTTCTATTTCAGATAAGGGATGTGTTGCACTTTGCATAGAAAACATGCAAAGGATACCAGAATTAACACCTTTAGAGGTAATCTATCTATAAGGAACAAAATTGCATAACATATTTCAGCATTGATGAAGATACTGAGTGCTaagatattgatttattttacagGTAGTTGAAATGTTTGTAGCTGTATTCTGTTTCCTAAAGGATTCAAGTGAAGTTAGTCAATTATTACTGGATGATTTCCGCTCTTGCCAAGGATACCTATTCCTATCTGAATTCCTTCTAAAGTAAGTTGCTggtgaattatttatttgttttaataaagcaTGAGCATGTTCGTTATCTAGATAAGTAGGTTGATGTAGCATGTGACTGcacttattttataatttagttttttatttttttacctattatttgttttgtttatcacAGACATGAGAGACAAGGTGTACCCGATTATTTGACATCAGGGTAAGCACTGTTCACCGTagcttattgttttatttaattgattgtattttttaGAATGTTCATGTAAATGTGTTGCACCTTTGGATTAAATTGCagatttttgtgattttaacagtttttataaacatttttgtaacaaaactaTGTGGTTCATACTAATAGGTTGGAAGAAGAGAGAGTGAGTGGTACGGAGGCGCGGGCAGCCTTACGGAACCTAGTGTTAATGATATCGTCGCTCTGTGCTTGTGGTTTCTCGGAACTGCGACCGACGCGCGCCAACACTGAACTATTTCAACTCCAGGGCTTCGTGTTACCACAGCCTTCCACGCCGGGGCAGGCCGTGAGGAATGTACAAGCCTTTCAGGTCAGCGTTATTTGTATACATATAGatttaattaatctaaaataAACTGTCCTACTTATATTACGGTCCTGCTTATGATGTAGATATGCGTCTTCTATTATAACATCTTAAAACAGTTTTGTTGATTACATTGCAGGTCTTACAATCAGTATTTATGAAGTCCAACTCTCCAGCGCTGTGCTGCACGATATTAGACGCAATATCAAGCGTGTATCACGCGGACAACGCAAATTATTTCATACTTGAAAATCAAAACACACTAAGTCAATTCTCAGAAAGGATATACACAAAAAATTCGGAAATTCAAGAGAAATTCTTCGAGTTGCTAGAGTTTATTgtgtttcaattaaatttcGTTCCCTGCAAAGAGTTGATATCTCTGTCTTTGCTATTAAAAGCGAATAGATCAAGGACGTGCAGCATATTATGTATGAAGAcactattgaatattttaaagtaagttttcCTTATAATACTATTTAGTACCAAGTTATAAATGGATATAGAAAACTAATTACAATCCAATTTACAGACACAATGCAATTTTCAAAGACGTTTACCGGGAAGTGGGTATGTTAGAAGTGTTTGTGACTTGCCTGTCTCGGTATGCTGTATACTTGAAAGACAAACAGATTCTTGATGAAGAAAAGACGAAGAGGGAAGCGGAGTCTCCTCCAGTGGAACCTAATGGGTCGCCAGTGGCCCCGGAGAGAAAGAAAAGGCAGTCGACTCGCCATGACTCCCTGATCAGAGACCCTAACTTGGATGATGAGGAAGAGGAACTAGGGTCATTAGTAATGGAAGGCTTAACCGCTTTGTTGAATGCTAACTCCAATAACTGCAACGTGTTTAGAGATTGCGGCGGCGCGAAATGCGTGCACGGAATGGTTGTGTATGAATCCTGTAGAAGTAAAGCTTTAGGTAAGTactgaaatataaatcaatcaatttttattgattaattgatataattttgtcGATGTTTTCCCTAACATAGGCTCGTTGTATGTGGTTGTGTTAAATGGTGAATCATTTCTGCCTTTCGTCGTAAGTATGAAAAAGATAATTGGATATTTTGTTAACCCTATTACAATTCCATGAGATTGCAAAAAGttcttaatatttatgtatgtaatttttataatgattaaatAGCTACACATTTGGCATAACAGACTGGATTATTCCTACTGTGTGTAGCGGACAACGTCTCGCAGACTCGACTCCTTCGAAAGTATTAAGTGACTTTTATAAAGGCTAATTGGaagaagtttgttttttatatccaacctctattttttgtttgtaggtGTAGTAAGAGAATTAATAGTAAGTGGGTCAGGTGAAGAAGACATGTCAGCGCTGCTGTGCGGTATGCACGCCGCACCGAACGACGCCTTGCTACTAAAGCTACACATACTGAAGGCACTGTTAGCTTGCTTACGAGACTCGCATCGCACTAGAACTATATTTAGAAAGGTAAATTCAATTCTATTACTACTAGTATAGAGTGCTAATTGTTATACAAATGGTTATCGTTATCGGGAATGTTGTTTCACGCAAATACAAACTGACTGCTTCATTATTGAAACACACGCTCCATTATTAAACCGCTAATTAGCTGTAGACTCAAGTGTCCCTACTTAATTAGTACTTCCCCAGTAATTAATATCTTTGatagaattttgttttgataagaAACACACTTACGTACATATAATTACGTATCTGTATTAAACCCATTAGGTTTTCCCCTTGTTTTCGAACTAACCCTAGTATCTATTCCAACGTACCAGTCATATTATAAGACGTTACTTATTTGGTTGGATTGGATTGTGGGTCCCATCCATCGGGATGGGACGATATACACCAATGCCGATAGAgagaaataaaatagtaactAGTATGAAACCCATTGAAAAGGGGAGAAGTAACGAAAATAAATGACGGGTGAAGACCTTCCGAAGATGAACAATCTAATATCATGTAATAACAATGCAATTTCTTTTTGCCAATATCCACAGGTCAGCGGCTTTGTATACGTTACGAGCGTACTAGTTTCTCTAGAGGGTAAATTAAAGGGTGACGAACCAATGGACAAAGATATGCTGCAGCTAATACATATTGTATTCTACACTATTAGTACGGCGATGAGATTCGAACCAGCTAACGCGAAGTTTTTTCATCATGAGGTATGTATCAATACTGTAGGAGTGCGATTTACAATCTTATGCCTTTGCAATTAAGTTGAAAATCGTATGGCAGCTTCTAAAATTTTAACCTTCTTTCCAGATATGTATGACAACTCTGTGCGAGACAATACGACTTCTAGGCTGCTTTATCAACGAGACAGAACTACAAAATGATACGGAACCCGGCGACGCGGAACTTTACGAAGTCTTTCACGAAATATTTACGAGCAACATTCTAGAAATGACGTAAGCATCTCTGATTTTCTCTTTAAACTTTCGAATTGGTACAATCGACAACTTTATATCGTGACCCACTTTGACATTTTCGTCGTTTTAAATCGGGTAACTAACAAATACCAACCTAGTGCCTTAGAAATGTTTTGCAGTTAGAGGGAATATTTTTCCCAccaataaaaaccaataaaaaaggaacaaaatttctatttgcaattttatttttcgaccTGAAACCAAATCTTTCTATCTCATCTAGATCCTTATAACCGTTAAAGGGTTAAGATGGGTCATAATTTAAATTTGTCGTTTCTACTTTCGGCATGATACTTATCACATTCATGTTTTCCTACAGTTTTCCTGAGAAAGTACCAGTAGTGTTTGTGCATGCGTGCATCATTCTGCGGCTTTTATACGATGTCGCATTGGACTCTTTTGATAAACCGACCTTCTGCGGTTCGCTCAATGTAAAGTCTCCGAGTTTGACCCGACAGAGCTCTGCTATTAACGAGGTAACTTTatcatgtttaattttcttctaataATCCTTTTCTAtacactttattatttttattctatcaaCATGGTATCAATTCCAACGATGCAGATATTTGAAAAGCATGTATTATTTGCTTTTGTTGTCGAATTACTACTTTAACCTAAGGTGCCCCATACTCAAGTATTACTAACTTTGGAAGTACTTCAGATCATTTACTAAATTAAACCTAATTCAGAATCAGAATTTTgcattcgtttttttttttttaataatactaacAGAATAGTTTATTTGTAGTCGAAACCGGCGGGTCGCACAGCTCCGCTGAACTTATCGACGGGCAGCAACAACGGCGAGGCCTGGGTGATACACTCGGGCGTGGTCATAGTACTGGCCAAGTTGCTCCCAGCACTGCCCCGGCCGCCTGAACATGAAGCCCATGCTAGGGCTATACGAGACTATTTAGCACATGTACTGAAGAGTCTTGTGAgaaggtattattttattgattggtTTAAATAGCGAAATGTGTGGTAATGGTAGTGTAGAATATATTTGTCACTCATTCCACTCTATCCTCGGGTGTCGTAACGTAACGGTCGACTAAAGGACGAcatatttaataaagtttagCGCATTGATGGTCTTTGATAAACTTGATTCTTTTAAACTATGATCTCCAACCAGCTTGCTAAGCGTGGAGTTTATGGCAAATCCCTCTAATATAGAAGAGGCCAGTGGACTCTCACGGGCCGTCGATGATAAAatacttattgttattatatatgCAGTTAATATATCCATGTTTCCCCCAGCGAGCGCAACCAGCAGGTGATGTGCGGCGCGGGCCTGGCGGGCGTGGTGCTGCGCGTGCTGGGCGGCGCGCTGCGCGTGGAGCGACACCCGCTGCACGCGCCCGCCATGTACATGCTCGAGAGACTCGCCGCGCACGCGCTGCGACCCTCCGAGCTCAGGTACTGCACACACGCCTGCCATAAGACACGAAAGACTTGGGATCTACTCATCTACTCTACTATTCTTTCAAAATAGACCCATACAAGATACTTATCGCTAGTTCACCTTCGACAAAGTAGGTCATAATTTGGATTGGCCGATTGTACAACTAATATAAATTGTACAACCAGTATtcgttttttacccgactgcgccagaaggagggttatgtttttcgagagtatgtatgtatatatgtatgtatgtatgtatgtatgtatgtatgtatgtatgtataattgtttggcacgccctgcagcctaaacggcttgatggattttggcttgagaggtgtcgttggattcgtatttactgtgagagtgacactggatatatcaaaatatttaaaaatcaaaatggcggatttttggcgccaaattccaatatttctcactctctaccctaaacggcttgatggatattgacttgagaggtgtcgttagattcgtatttactgtgaga
This genomic window from Spodoptera frugiperda isolate SF20-4 chromosome 28, AGI-APGP_CSIRO_Sfru_2.0, whole genome shotgun sequence contains:
- the LOC118265512 gene encoding cysteine and histidine-rich domain-containing protein morgana; the encoded protein is MPESQNLVQCYNRGCGQLFDPNQNDKDECRHHPGSPVFHDAYKGWSCCNKKSVDFTEFLNIKGCTLSKHSNVKPPEPEKKALDKDLDKKEVIEVRAPVVGPQLPRPPFDTPLVTLKPTVAEALKQAVQNTSQPTAAADDGVVAIGTSCKNGGCSVSYEGPHTNDSMCTYHPGCPVFHEGLKFWSCCQKRTTDFNTFLSQPGCTTGTHKWTKEGTPAGTVKCRWDWHQTPDYVIVSVYAKKYDPVLSFVKLNPIRLNTKLVFREQGDASFDLDLELRGVISVEKSTASMLSTKIEIKLKKGEPGAWSKLDFPRTEPKKVEPKPQEVQPAEDDYEDLSTVEAVQSMGKVNVSG